The Aspergillus chevalieri M1 DNA, chromosome 5, nearly complete sequence genome includes a region encoding these proteins:
- a CDS encoding uncharacterized protein (COG:S;~EggNog:ENOG410PX1Z;~TransMembrane:1 (o42-64i)), translating to MILRLMAPVLPRQYYHYPSPPRSPKETPGTPVPVTKHISKKVFLQLFAGTVCIFVLGVLFWRIGRCFRRFTRNKVLKKGKKVDTRYARTWYGWVPLQQHEAAKNVFRKCWRKICEWTSWKTTRADYHWVWWDPGQTAHEEYRQNRSFLRWIPKLFRSKEHTTADTIWNRGPPPERHKRTPEDRQRTTMADAFPYSQRYHAPHTYHGRTKGYRDRLKRSRHQFPSADSIDGRRSFEAFRNSFPGKLVNGPRIPVDQARPFWSLQPPSRTRRKSIPFTNATISENRLPQSVSLPCLLMVDLYPQRQRQPSSTSCKTSATSRTLRKMRYSRKYQVWSARMELQASNQLKHTYHGFQEPPGTPASELLRSYASENSAPFGSLDRSQREKIARHLSNENSQRISSLRQRQPPARAPLDALDERNGRTIAAQQGAQYLFPSIDTVVWRHWSSSFGDDPLQLPEKQIELGTKDAKGKSPKKKHRRLRPKGRPLPLHKLNNWEIRWMDNLDRKLEWHFDQLTPGRRPFHFPLLANHWLNRKTWMVIDPVSRVPVDKKRQLGDPRFNVPYPAPRWEAKPKYPIAPHKKAHTPRIDSWRLAVNCQRRTSGMRDVVRAVELFDDSVDEPPDGHIDPASWILRRPPQGFGMSSKQRDAYYEGGTGWHETLSDWQRVRHGYRVRKMVYEGRVNRTRAKEIAFGLTRFFQKAITKTFEKENVPG from the coding sequence ATGATCCTTCGACTGATGGCACCGGTCCTTCCACGACAATATTACCACTACCCTTCGCCTCCTCGATCCCCGAAAGAAACACCAGGAACACCCGTCCCCGTCACGAAACACATCAGCAAGAAGGTATTTCTACAGCTCTTTGCTGGCACCGTTTGCATATTCGTCCTTGGAGTCCTGTTCTGGAGGATAGGTCGTTGTTTTCGACGGTTTACTCGGAATAAGGTGCTCAAGAAGGGGAAAAAGGTTGACACTCGGTACGCGAGGACGTGGTATGGTTGGGTACCGTTACAGCAACATGAGGCGGCCAAGAATGTGTTTCGGAAGTGCTGGAGGAAGATCTGCGAGTGGACGTCTTGGAAAACGACTAGGGCTGATTATCATTGGGTGTGGTGGGATCCGGGACAAACAGCGCACGAGGAGTATCGTCAGAACAGGAGTTTCCTGAGATGGATACCAAAATTGTTTAGGAGCAAGGAACACACAACCGCGGATACGATTTGGAACCGTGGTCCTCCCCCAGAACGGCATAAACGGACCCCGGAAGACCGCCAACGGACCACGATGGCAGACGCTTTTCCATACTCTCAGAGATACCACGCGCCCCATACGTACCATGGGAGAACGAAGGGATATCGGGACAGATTGAAAAGATCCCGGCACCAGTTCCCTTCCGCAGATTCTATTGATGGACGACGCTCCTTCGAGGCCTTTCGCAACAGCTTTCCCGGCAAACTGGTCAACGGTCCACGCATACCAGTTGATCAGGCCAGACCATTCTGGTCTCTTCAACCGCCAAGTCGCACTCGCAGGAAGAGCATCCCGTTCACGAATGCAACTATAAGCGAGAACAGGTTACCGCAGAGTGTCTCTCTCCCTTGTCTTCTGATGGTCGATTTGTATCCGCAACGGCAGCGTCAACCCTCCAGCACCTCATGCAAGACTAGCGCTACGTCGCGTACACTTCGCAAGATGCGGTATTCTCGCAAATATCAAGTTTGGTCGGCTCGCATGGAACTGCAGGCATCCAACCAACTGAAGCATACCTATCACGGCTTCCAAGAACCACCAGGCACTCCAGCATCTGAATTGTTGCGAAGTTATGCTTCTGAGAATAGTGCACCATTCGGGTCATTGGATCGATCGCAAAGAGAAAAGATTGCGCGCCATTTGTCTAACGAAAACAGTCAAAGGATCTCGAGCCTCAGACAACGTCAACCTCCAGCGCGAGCGCCTTTAGATGCTTTAGACGAGCGCAACGGAAGAACAATAGCGGCTCAACAAGGAGCACAATATCTATTTCCTTCCATAGATACGGTCGTTTGGAGACACTGGTCCTCATCTTTCGGCGATGATCCTCTTCAATTGCCGGAGAAGCAGATAGAACTTGGAACAAAGGATGCAAAAGGAAAGTCTCCTAAGAAGAAACATCGTCGGCTCAGACCAAAAGGGCGCCCGCTTCCGCTGCACAAATTGAACAATTGGGAAATTAGATGGATGGACAATCTGGACCGAAAGCTTGAATGGCACTTTGATCAACTTACCCCGGGACGAAGGCCATTCCATTTCCCGCTACTTGCCAACCATTGGTTGAATAGGAAGACTTGGATGGTTATTGACCCCGTTTCACGAGTTCCGGTTGACAAAAAACGGCAATTGGGAGACCCAAGATTCAACGTGCCGTATCCGGCTCCGCGCTGGGAAGCCAAGCCGAAGTATCCGATAGCCCCCCACAAAAAAGCTCATACGCCCCGGATTGATTCGTGGAGACTTGCGGTCAATTGCCAGAGAAGGACGTCTGGAATGAGAGACGTGGTCAGGGCCGTGGAACTATTTGACGACTCAGTCGACGAACCCCCTGACGGACACATCGACCCGGCGAGCTGGATACTCAGAAGACCACCACAAGGCTTCGGGATGTCAAGCAAGCAGCGGGACGCATACTACGAGGGTGGGACGGGCTGGCACGAGACGCTGAGCGACTGGCAGCGGGTCCGTCACGGTTATCGGGTTCGGAAGATGGTCTATGAAGGCAGAGTGAACCGGACGCGGGCGAAGGAGATTGCCTTTGGTTTGACTCGATTTTTCCAAAAGGCTATAACCAAGACTTTCGAGAAAGAAAATGTACCTGGCTGA